One Aphidius gifuensis isolate YNYX2018 linkage group LG3, ASM1490517v1, whole genome shotgun sequence DNA window includes the following coding sequences:
- the LOC122851000 gene encoding uncharacterized protein LOC122851000 has translation MINGVCFLKKIYCYPWLGLSGFFMLVHFGTVIIKFIYMIFNSCPIPINSFLEIISIWVLEIYLIGSVYNYSQKLNKQMENTLRLTNGNNQRNNSSIETINTLETNISSYDNFGVAINDPENRHSVKLNPVRMMSFDITN, from the exons ATGATCAATGGTGTTTGcttt cttaaaaaaatatattgttatccATGGCTTGGATTATCAGGATTTTTTATGCTTGTACATTTTGGAACtgtgataattaaattcatatacatgatttttaattcatgCCCAATTCCAATTAATTCTTTTCTTGAGATAATTTCAATTtggg ttttggagatttatttaattggcAGCGTCTATAACTAcagtcaaaaattaaataagcaAATGGAAAATACATTAAGACTAACAAATGGAAATAATCAACgcaataattcatcaatt gaaACTATCAATACTCTTGAAACCAACATTTCATCATACGACAATTTTGGAGTAGCAATAAATGATCCAGAAAATCGTCATTCAGTTAAACTAAATCCTGTTCGTATGATGAGTTTCGATATTACTAATTAA
- the LOC122852481 gene encoding ATP-dependent RNA helicase HAS1: MSSSEKILKKKIKKKEKVKIDNLKLKNAALALNKNDESGESSVNKVNKKKIKKTNLKKETSVKIKPKKASKKTSVVEKQSEHEDDHDDEEEDQKMESDDASDEPMEESDDNVNNNDDNGNGNGKGNDDDDDDNSNNGNGNKDDDDDDDDDDDDDDDDDDDNDDDDDNEMLPGSSVGLAVSTKPDFSSLVGSVSENTLKSIEEMKFPEMTEIQAKAIPPLLEGRDVVGAAKTGSGKTLAFLIPAVELIYKIKFMPRNGTGCIIISPTRELAMQTFGVLRQLMKYHYHTYGLIIGGTSRQTEQQKLAKGVNIVVATPGRLLDHLQNTPDFLYKNLQCLVLDEADRILDIGFEEDLKQIIKLLPKRRQTMLFSATQTKKTEALASLALKKEPIYVGVNDEDEQATVDTLTQGYAVCPSDKRLLLLYSFLKRNQRKKIVVFFSSCMSVKFHSELFNYCDIEVMSLHGKQKQTKRTTTFNQFETAKTAILLCTDVAARGLDFPNVSWIVQYDPPDDPKDYIHRVGRTARAGTSGHALLFLRPEELGFLRELRLQKVNVEEFQLNWKDISNIQSQVENLVSTNKFMYASAKEAFKSYVRAYESHHLKQIFNIDTLDLKEVAKSFGFVVPPNIALRMGASSLSRNAPRENHRGGYGYARNSNNSNRGRNFRQGRQNRDARQFSR, translated from the exons atgtcatcgtccgagaaaattttaaagaaaaaaattaaaaaaaaagaaaaggttaaaattgacaatttaaaattaaaaaatgcagCTTTgg ccctcaataaaaatgatgaatccGGGGAGTCTTCGGTTAACAAagttaacaagaaaaaaattaaaaaaactaaccTAAAAAAAGAGACATCAGTAAAAA tcaAGCCTAAAAAAGCTTCCAAGAAAACTTCTGTAGTTGAGAAACAATCTGAGCATGAAgatgatcatgatgatgaggaAGAAGATCAAAAAATGGAAAGCGACGATGCAAGTGATGAACCTATGGAAGAATCAgatgataatgttaataataatgatgataatggtaATGGTAATGGCAAgggtaatgatgatgatgatgatgataatagtaataatggcAATGGtaataaagatgatgatgatgatgatgatgatgatgatgatgatgatgatgatgatgatgatgataatgatgacgaCGACGACAATGAAATGTTGCCAGGATCATCAGTTGGTCTTGCTGTATCCACAAAACCAGATTTTTCATCTCTAGTAGGTAGTGTTTctgaaaatacattaaaaagtATTGAAGAAATGAAGTTTCCAGAGATGACTGAAATTCAAGCAAAGGCAATACCTCCATTACTTGAAGGAAGAGATGTTGTTGGTGCTGCTAAAACAGGGTCTGGTAAAACACTTGCATTTCTTATACCAGCAgttgaattaatatataaaataaaatttatgccAAGAAATGGTACTGGTTGTATTATAATATCACCAACACGTGAATTAGCAATGCAAACATTTGGTGTATTAAGACAACTTATGAAATATCATTATCATACATATGGTTTGATAATAGGTGGTACTAGTAGACAAAcagaacaacaaaaattagcaaaaggtgttaatattgttgttgcaACACCTGGAAGATTActtgatcatttacaaaatactcctgattttttgtataaaaatttacaatgtctTGTTCTTGATGAAGCTGATAGAATTTTGGATATTGGATTTGAAGAAGATCTCaaacaaattatcaaattattaccaa aacgAAGACAAACAATGTTATTTAGTGCAacacaaactaaaaaaactgaAGCATTAGCATCACttgcattaaaaaaagaacCTATTTATGTTGGTGttaatgatgaagatgaacaAGCAACTGTTGATACTCTTACCCAAGGTTATGCTGTTTGTCCAAGTGACAAAAGACTTTTactattatattcatttcttAAAAGAaatcagagaaaaaaaattgttgtgttTTTTAGTTCTTGTATGTCTGTTAAATTTCATAgcgaattatttaattactgtGATATAGAAGTTATGAGTCTTCAC ggtaaacaaaaacaaacaaaacgtACAACAACATTTAACCAATTTGAAACTGCAAAGActgcaatattattatgtactgATGTTGCTGCAAGAGGTCTTGATTTTCCGAATGTTAGTTGGATTGTTCAATATGATCCTCCAGATGATCCAAAg gactATATTCATCGTGTTGGTAGAACAGCACGTGCTGGTACCAGTGGTCatgcacttttatttttacgaccTGAAGAACTTGGTTTTCTTCGTGAATTACGTTTACAAAAAGTAAACGTTGAggaatttcaattaaattggaaggatatttcaaatattcaatCACAG gtTGAAAATTTAGTATCAACCAATAAGTTTATGTATGCATCAGCAAAAGAAGCATTTAAATCATATGTACGTGCTTATGAGTCACATCATttgaaacaaatatttaatattgacacACTGGATTTAAAAGAAGTTGCAAAATCATTTGGTTTTGTAGTACCACCTAATATTGCATTAC gaaTGGGAGCAAGCAGTTTATCTAGAAATGCACCAAGAGAAAATCATCGAGGTGGATATGGTTATGCAAGAAATTCAAACAACAGTAATAGAGGTCGAAATTTTCGTCAAGGAAGACAAAATAGAGATGCACGTCAATTTTCacgttaa
- the LOC122852508 gene encoding NECAP-like protein CG9132, with amino-acid sequence METYESVLLVKSEVFVFKIPPRPANRGHRAADWNLQEPSWTGRMRLVSKGDSISLKLEDKITGELFAECPIEQYPGLAVEPVTDSSRYFVLRIQDNNGRSAFIGVGFLDRSDSFDLNVSLQDHFKWLKNRDQIEKEKEQPKQELDLRFKEGETIKINMKITKKDGSEVSSKNKRPQVGLGLPPPPGGVKIAPPPPKTPTSSPAHKPTQSGSEWGEFASASQNQQDTQNTTSPGSAATNASWVQF; translated from the exons atggaaACATATGAGAGTGTATTACTTGTGAAATCAGaagtatttgtatttaaaataccaCCAAGACCAGCAAATAGAGGACATCG agCTGCTGATTGGAATCTTCAAGAGCCTTCATGGACTGGTCGAATGCGTCTTGTATCAAAAGGTGattcaatatcattaaaaCTTGAAGACAAAATAACAGGTGAATTATTTGCTGAATGTCCAATTGAACAGTATCCAGGTCTTGCTGTTGAACCAGTTACAGATTCATCACGTTATTTTGTTTTACGAATTCAAGATAATAATGGTCGTTCAGCATTTATTGGTGTTGGTTTTCTTGATAGATCAGATAGTTTTGATTTAAATGTTTCACTTCAAGATCATTTTAAATGGTTAAAAAATCGTgatcaaattgaaaaagaaaaagaacaacCAAAACAAGAACTTGATTTAAGGTTTAAAGAAGGAGAAACAATTAagattaatatgaaaataact AAAAAAGATGGTAGTGAagtatcatcaaaaaataaacgtcCACAAGTTGGTCTTGGATTACCACCACCTCCAGGTGGTGTTAAAATtgctccaccaccaccaaaaaCACCAACATCATCACCAGCTCATAAACCAACTCAATCTGGTTCTGAATGGGGTGAATTTGCAAGTGCATCACAAAATCAACAAGATACACAAAATACAACATCACCTGGATCAGCAGCAACAAATGCTAGCTGggtacaattttaa
- the LOC122852492 gene encoding tetratricopeptide repeat protein 17-like translates to MWRDGRIAIYAICLLVFQVRLSNSRTSWRLNADGIVKSTQFATSNDDDPIFDILANTVNFNNGPGWSKNAEGQDKYHVFCNEYGNIIAGTPDRRYVSHSMQEPLNITETLTTSTSSSAASASSSSSVSDECTAGQQCNDIVLDCGKPVNLTYYDNLVGIANRNKHPLVPEPHVALMFKKGSTKIEDVDIDLLERRLKKAKFEKPKSVQLYNQIGNFWRIRGNAQRSIECFRRALAVSPHNAEVLLNLARVLMVLQYLDDATYLARRSLELQPPDRNAWEQYLTLGQIFKAYGHHQEAAVHLRHALELKPDLPDAAEALKEVESSPTVALQPYTLYIIIVLTLFVLVAVVHLIHTNSNTNTSIDQIQPSTNRQFNRTLSMRSLRIHVPRNKRC, encoded by the exons ATGTGGCGAGATGGTAGAATTGCAATATATGCAATTTGCCTTTTGGTATTTCAGGTACGTTTATCAAATTCACGTACATCCTGGAGATTAAATGCTGATGGTATTGTTAAATCAACACAATTTGCTACGtcaaatgatgatgatccaATATTTGACATACTTGCAAATactgttaattttaataatggtCCAGGATGGAGTAAAAATGCTGAAGGACAAGATAAATATCATGTTTTTTGCAATGAATATGGAAATATTATTGCTGGAACTCCAGATcg ACGATATGTGTCTCATTCGATGCAAGAGCCTTTGAATATTACTGAGACtttaacaacatcaacatcatcatcagcagcatcagcttcttcatcatcatctgtaTCCGATGAATGTACAGCTGGTCAACAGTGTAATGATATTGTATTGGATTGTGGAAAACCAGTTAATCTTacatattatgataatttagttGGCATTGCAAATAGAAATAAACATCCACTAGTACCAGAGCCACATGTTGCATTGATGTTTAAAAAAGGAAGTACTAAAATTGAAGATGTTGATATTGATTTGTTGGAACGACGattaaaaaaagctaaatttgag AAACCAAAGTCTGTACAATTGTACAATCAAATTGGTAATTTTTGGAGAATTCGTGGTAATGCACAAAGATCAATTGAATGTTTTCGAAGAGCCCTAGCTGTATCACCTCATAATGCTGAGGTTTTACTTAATTTAGCAAGAGTTTTAATGGTTCTTCAATATCTTGATGATGCAACATATCTAGCTAGACGTTCATTGGAACTTCAACCACCTGATCGTAATGCATGGGAACAATACTTGACCCTTGgacaaatatttaaa gCTTATGGACATCATCAAGAGGCAGCTGTACATCTTCGTCATGCATTAGAATTAAAACCAGATTTACCAGATGCTGCTGAAGCACTGAAAGAAGTTGAATCATCACCAACTGTCGCATTGCAACCATACactttgtatattattattgttctt acATTATTTGTGCTTGTTGCTGTGGTACATTTAATTCATACAAATTCAAATACCAATACGTCAATTGATCAAATACAACCATCAACAAATCGTCAATTTAATCGTACATTATCAATGCGTTCACTGCGAATTCATGTACCACGTAATAAacgttgttaa